Part of the Garra rufa chromosome 8, GarRuf1.0, whole genome shotgun sequence genome, attggtgtttggtgatgagtttttggctcatttaaagtcactccagagttcagctgggattaggactttgctttctgcagaccagtcaagttcttccacactggctgaatcaatcatttctttttgaaccttgccttttacacagaggcattgtcatgttagaatagaaaagggtcctgtcaaagctgttgctatcaaattagaagaacacaatcccctacaatatcattatatgcttaaacattgggatttgtacccatggaaattactacagtagtcaaacctgttcattagaaaggggtgtctcaatacttttggcaatatacgTAGTGTATTTCACCACAGTAACTGGATTGATTTTATTTTCCTTTGTTAGCTACTCTACACATAAGAAACCAAAATCAAATTACCGCAGTTTACAATTCACTTCACTAAACAACACCATTTCCCAAAATGTAACATACACTTGCAAATATTTAAAGGAAATGGGAAGTTTCAGCAGGGAAATTAGATGAATAACACTATAAAGTTTTGTCTACAGGAAGGATCAATGACTGCATGAACATGTTGCATCCTGTAAAAGGAAATATGGACCTTTTACTTTATTTACCAGTGTCAGTTACATATACAGCACTGAAGATGTAATTAAAATAACCGGTATAACCATAAGACAAACACAggcaaaatataataataaagtatAGTGTGCTGCCCAGTACAACAGCATACATGTGAGATACTGTTTGAATTAAAAATTAGCGGTTCATTCAGACAATGAAACTatatttgttttctctaaaacAATTCCagattgtgttgtttttataACAGCTTTATAATAAAAGCTACACACTTCAGCACTGCTTTAAACCAAACAAACTAAGTTTATATTGGCATCTTCATCCTTATTCATTTGGCGAAATATACGAAAATGACAATAGGTTTGAAGAACCATGCATACATTGCACAGTGCATTAATAAATAATGACCTTAACTGTGACATAATCTATCGAGACATTAATCGCGCAGACAAACACGAAAATCTGTATACTCATATAAGGGGCCACAATAAAAACGAGTCGAAGCGAAACAATATTGTTGCACTGTTGTCCTTTTTCATATTGATAAACTTGACACTAAGTAAGGTAACGCTGACGTCAACAACCTATCTTCATGTAGGGAAAAAGTAGGGAAAACAGCCCGGTGAGTGACAGCTTCAAGAGCCAATAGCGTTGACGGTAGTCTCTGTACTTTAAAGATTCGACCAATAGGCTTTGAGGAAGGGAGGGGGTGAGGCAATTGGGCGTCGAGGCGAAGTTAGGTTGACGAATGGTAACCAACAGAGGACTACGAGTTAAAAATTGGATTATTTGATCATCTGACTGGCTTTAACGTTACGTGAACGGACGCGGGGCACGTTTAGGGGAACCCGCGGATGGTATTGTTGATTTTGGAGGCCGCCTTTTCGTCTGGATGTGTTTCGGGAAGACCCCCGCGTATCGCGCATAGGTAGCGCGACAGATTAGCTGCGGCGTGCTGAGACCGAGTTCAAGAAATCACAAGTTGCACACGCGAGAGGAAGACCCTTCCGCGCGATTGTTACCGCTGCCCTCCGAGAAATTTGGACTCTCGGATCTCCTATTATGACGTAGTTGGCGTTTCGTGACACATTGTTGACTCAAGTGCAGTTACATCTGATGAAAGAGGCCCTAAAGTACCTGActgaattataataattttatattaacgGATGGCAGCCACTGCATTTTTGACAGAGTGAGAGGATTCAAGACATTTGTCACTCGGTTGATTTCTGTGTGACTGCGTGTAATTCGGTTTCCCTGGACAACAAGGCTTTTGAAAAACTTACCATCCATGTCTGCAGttattttgtcataatttatttgaattatcatcAGTGGTCGGAATTGACTTATGGCTTTTAATAGTGGAAGTTGCACCTCTGTCTTGAATTCAGTGTCTCGTGGAGTTGTCTTTTACGTCTGATAGGATGTGATGAAAATGTCCGGAACATCTTAATCACCAAAGATGATGGACCTCATTGTAAAATACTTAAGCTACTAGTCCAATCCTTCTTCAGAACAGCGACTTGGATGTTAAGACTGTCGTATTTAttcataatattattaattaggCTTGCTACTTAAATATCTTGCTGTGAATGTCCTTTAAATCTTCAACTGGTAGAAACCCTCACATCTCAGAGCATCTCTGATTGCAAAAACGTCTCAATGTCGGTGGATGAAGCTAAAGTTAAAAAGTTCTGCATTTTACACATAGGAGAAACGATTATAAGCAAGCTGCACTGAAAGTAGAGGTGTCTAGAAAGAAATCTGGTTTAAAATGGCAAGTGAATGCACCTACAGTGCTCAGTATGACACTGATGACACTTTTTGCACTACTAAACTCTCGGCGGACGAGCAGCAGCAGCGGGAACGCGCGGGGTTTGTGAACGGCGGCTGCGCGTCCGTAACGTCTTCTGCCTTCTTCGAGGTCATCGGCGGCTCTCTTTACCGCAGAAAGTTGGAGAAAGGTTTCGTCCAGTACCGGGAGGTGCTGGCTGAAGATAAGCGACTCCAATCCATAGCCACCTTCCACGAGAAAGGACCCGGCAAGTCGCACCACACCCTGGAGGACACATACAGACTGGTGGCAGAGCACTATTGGTGGGAAGGTTTGTCATTTTTCTCTTtcagtattattaatattatagtttttacaaacGATACATGTTTAAGTGTATgttttgatttagttttgtgaATTTTAAATCAAATCATCATTATGAAATTGAATGTATGTTTAAATGTTTAGTTAATGATTAAACAGCCATACCATgttaatattttagtttaataTAAGCATTTATGTATTCGAGATTTTCTGCCAGATATGCAACTTCTGGAGATGCAACAAAGTTTATGCAAATGAGCAATGCTACCACCAATGAGAGTGCAGACAGTGGTCTACACCTGACACACTTAAAATCCTGTGGTAGAGACCTTTAGCTACTTAAATGTTGTCAGTGTCAACGGGGCTTCAAGCTTAAAATTGTATGTGTTTCTAAATGGACAGTGTATAAACAGATAGGGGAATCTTcattagagatgttccgatacccttttttctttcccgataccgattccgatacctgggctcggggtatcggccgataccgagtactaatccgatacctgggtgtgtaattgtatatacagctgtagataatactaataaattattttattgtgtgcttcagacttattccttaataaaacaaatatacagtgatatatacagtgaactagagtatttttattatatgacatacatttgacagtaatattttttcatatagttagtattactaatctggttttctgacgtacatcagccctgtttataacagagaagtttggccagaatttgaaagattctcactagatctcgcagcaaccttattcattgtgcggcattttcaaatgctcctcaatgcatctcgcagcagtaacagtgttgcaaaatcaacgttggctcccgaataaagctgatcgaggtttgtgcaagtttgtttgcattgcagtccaagctgataaacggtcagcgctgagcagctcaaacgtgtcgtgttagtttcactttcgtttcgcgtgccattttatgtttctcatctgagacataaatggcagagcttatgagttgaacaacgcggtggtcgcgccagtgtgaccgctcacgaaaattagttacactggcagaaaaattggtcacagtctggagccctttaatattaccgcaagtgtcccgcgcgcttcagtacaaggagtaaacaaaccacgcctgtacaattcattaacacagaaccacgcattaattcatatttaaacagtcggtttttggcttaatattagtccatatcacgatttgatttaagtgtaatgaactacctttgattaatgcatcaaactttgacaaattccgtgacgttccgcgttaaactgtaagttccattttgactggattccgcgattccgtccgtgttttccgcatcgcagaaatcataaagccctacatatgagacatgccgccgttttagcggacaaactgctagcacatttgtatttcttcttcgctgctctaaacagtggttgcttgtggcaacactgtttgcattctgagccgcgaagaagaactggcttctgatttgctagcgggaataacatatcttaagaaaatggtatcggatcggtacgtgggttcaagtactcgccgattccgatgctagattttttttgtggtatcggcggcatttccgatactagtatcggaatcggaacaaccctaatcTTCATAGCCATTGCTTACTAAAATTGTAGTAAACTTGGAAGTTTTATTGAATTGCCACAAGGATGGGATACAGTTTTACATGCGAGTAACAGGCACACGAAACAATGTATCAAGCACTCAGAAAGTCACATTGTTGAGAAAATGTTGCCTTCTCACACTTATCTCACAGAAAACAAGACATGCACTAATAGAAGGGTTTCACTCAAGTCACGGTTGGTCAGTTACCCAAAagcgtggccatattggagatactcagatgtaaacaacagcatggattgcatggtttatgtactactgaatatgttgttctgctaatttatgctgtctaaaccatgcaaaaacatgtggaagctgctaaatcatatagagaaggacttagtaagcaggaaagggcacaatattttgacaaactaaagtttgCTGGTGAAGAtgcgtatgagcagtattaattaaaatattagccaaaTAGTTCACCTATCTGATTGGAAATGATAAGAATAAACACAAATGtgttcttgccctggaaatcctggtttagtttggccaaccacaatcGCCTTTTCCTCAGACAGTTTATTTGTTATAACTGTTGGCAGAAATGTTTTTCTTGGTCCGTCCGATTAGTAcaccccaaaacatgacaataatggaCTTTtctcagcagcaataatcagcaaaatatgcaagttttgttcgattcagtggcattgtttacattcagagctgccaatatggccgattgatgacgcgtcgtgaaaacactgtTGCCTTCACAGAACATCTGATTTAAGGGGTTGAGGTGCATCAGAGTTGGCTTGTTTTAGGATGAGTGTCATGCTGCATTGCTTCCTTATGGAAGATTTTACGGTGGCACAAATATCTCTCAGGGCCACCTTATCTTGGGAATTTTTATGATGTTTATAATACCTAAACTGCTTTTGGAATgtcaaatatacatttatttatgcttGGTATTAGACAGCAGCTTTGTGATTAAGCATCTGGGCTGGTAACTGAACGGTTGTTGGTTTGATTAGAACATGGGGTGATTGATCATTTAAGACACTTAACCTCGGGTTATTCCAGGAGCACTGAACCTGTTATTTGTGTACTAAAAGCTTTGGCTAAATGCCTACTTAGTGAATTACATCATTGAGGACATCATTGATGTAGAAGTAAATACACTGGCCAAAATAATCATCAGAACTGCCTAATGGTTCAGATCATTGTTTGAGCTCTTGTGTCACTTatgtcacagtttggtcagttataCAGATGTGGAGGCCATATTAGAGATActgggatgtaaacaacagcattgattgcacagtaaatgtactactgaaaatgtgattctgctaatttatgctgtctaaaccattgaaatgtgtggaagctgctaaatcatatagagaaggacttcgtAAGCAGAAGAGGGCACAATATCTTggcaaactaaagttaacaggtgATAAAGATactacaagcagtattaattaagatattagcttaatatttcacctacctgaccagaaattataCGATTCTTGCccaggaaatcctggttcagtttggccaaccacaaacaccttctgCTTTTTTCCcatctgaccgattagtacagcccaaaacatcaCAATTTTTGTCCATTTTCAGAAGCAATAATCAGATAAATTTGTGAGTTCCATTcaattcagtggcattgtttatgttcagtgccaccaatatatCCTATTGATGATGTGTTGTAAAAACAGTCGATAGCCAAATGCCATCTAAATTTGTAGACTGCTGACAGTAATGATTCTTgaccattatttatttagcttaatGTACAGTACAATTATTTCAGTGACTGTCCCTCTGGAATAATCTAAGGTTAAGTGTTTTGTGATCTGTCACCTGACCAGTCATAAGTTCATGAATGATCCCTTCTGGGGTTCATTAATTTAGATCTTTAACCTCAAAGCTACACCACTCCTCTGAGAACAGTTTGCAGGATAGCACATCCATTGCTTCACTCTCTCATTGGTAAATCAGGACTTGTTTTGGTGGGAGTAATACGAGCTTTTGGTGTGCCGTCATGTTTTCCCTGAATTGCATTATGAAAGATTTCCCAGTACATCTTATTGGGGTATTTTGTCTGTGCCACAAAAAAGCTTAGTTTGCTCAGTGAAATTGTTACAAACTAAAAGAACAAGTACTTCTAATAAGGATAATATTACGCAGTCTAAATCCAGATCAAGTTTGTATACTGGTTTGGCAAATAAGATTTTTAAGTAACATCAGTTTTCAATCCATTCATTCTACTTTGTTTATTTGTCATTTTCTTCTGTTCCCTTGGAAAGCAAAATGCTGCATTAAGCATGTTTCATTTGGACTCATTTTGACGCGTcgtcaatcggccatattgatGGCATTGAACGTAAAAAATTGCACTGAACTGAACgtactcgcatattttgctgattattgctgctgaaaatgatcaattattgtcatgttttggtctATACTAATGGGTTCAGaccgggaaaacatttggagtactataggctgccaaaggttataacaaatcaaggagaagagtgcaaaaaactgtctgaggaacaaaaggcattcggttggccaaactgaatcaggatttcagggcaaaaatcttgacagcatttgtgtttgttcttatcatttctggtcaagtagctaaaatattaggctaatatcttaatactgattgtacgtatctttaccaactattaactttagtttgtcaaaatattgggccctttcctgtttactaagtccttttctatatgatttagtagcttccacatgtttttttcctgtggtttagacagcataaaatagcagaacaacatatttaatagtacattaaccatgcattCCATGTTGCTTACATtggagtatctccaatatggccacgcttccgggtaactgaccaaactgacaagtaagtgcaaaccctctataaaatTAGGCAAAAATGTGTTTACCACACTTAACCTCTTTTTCCATTGGCAAGTTTCTCATTCATCTGGAGTGTTGACTAGTGCTGTACTAAGAGATGAGCATGACAGAGCTCTCTGTTCAAAATTGTGCTCTTATTTTCATTGCCAAACAAAAAATTCACCTGCTCCGAAATGTGATTCCTGCGTCAGCTGCATTGTTTGCATAGATGTCATCTGTAATGCGAAAGCGAAAGAAAATGGGTGATGCCCACACAGAAGTTACACACAGAACTGATCTACTTGTGGAATTAGGAGTGGTCTGAAAGCACTGACTTTCATTTTTGCATAGACGCATGGACAAATCCTTTTCTGTAATAATTGTGTTCTGTTCTTCCTTTTAGGAATGTATTTTCATGTCAGAGACTATGTCTTTGGCTGTGAGGATTGTCAACGCAGTCAGTCTGAGAGATCAGCGGTAAGACTGgcttttcaaatgtatttatcCACAGCTGAGTCAGGGTTGCGTGTTTGCTGTGAAATTATCTCTGACTTTTACTTTGTCTCTGTCTCCAGTGTTCCAATGTGGGGCTTATCTCCAGGATTGTGGAATCACATAGTCATCAAGTCTTGAGTAAGCTCAATAGCCAACGAGAAGCAGGGCTCTTCTGTGATATCACACTGAAAACTGGAGGTGGCCAGTCTTTCGTTGCCCACAAAGCAGTCCTTGCTGCAGTGAGCGAGTACTTCCAGGAGTTATTTACTGAAATGGACTCAGCCACTGATCCCCAGTCACACGTTGACCTCACAGGTATACATTCAAGATAAACCAGTTTTAAAATCAGTGTTTGTTCACacttgtaaatttaaaaaagaCTGTTGAAACTGTTgagcatattttatttattaaggtAATCTTCTCTAATGACGCTTTTGGtttgttaacattttttttttttccactgctATGGGAAACCTAGAATATTAAGGAATGTTAAAATTGTGAAACTGAAGTCATAAAGAATACATTTTAAAGGGATTATTAGAAATTAAAATTacaccattatttactcaccctcaaagcaacctaggtgtatatgactttcttctttcagatgaatacaatcagaggtatattaaaaatgttgtgtaagctccagtgagaaaATGTTAACGAGAACCaaggtttgtttacaggagcaaaggaagcaaagttacctttgtttagcaaaggaaaactagTGTCCTCTTACCTTATATCGATatttttcttcacaaatcctAGTTTTGTactttgtgtaatttgtaattgtaatttttaatttgtgaccagtgttttgttttgctctctgctCTGCGCTTCCGTGTTTCTCACTTAAGCTTACACTATGTCTACATTCTATGCACAAACAGTCGTGCATATAACAGTTAgctgaagctagagattatggatTCTAAAGTGGGAAAGATTTATATTTCTCTTACAAAATCTCAACGAttcacttcaggaggcctttattcaaccCCTGGAGCCATGTTGGACCCTTTTTTTGATGGATGAACTTTTGCACTTTGTTATACCTATTTTGGGCTACTGAAAAATAAcactcactgccattataaagcttagaagaatCAGGGCATTTTAATTTAACTGTTATTGTATTCAtcaagaagaaagtcatatacacctagaatgctttgagggtgaataattaatgggataatttaaatttttagatGCATTATTCCTTTAAGACTGAACCTGCCACATTTGTGTTCCAGCAGATCCTCAACCTTTAGACAGTCATTATCCTATGACGGCACATTTATATCTTGTATTTTATCCGTCACGGGATTAATCAGTTGTAATTTATGGTTTCTCATAGGTTTCAGTGAGCAGAGCTTGCTTGCTTTACTAGAGTTCTCCTACACTTCCACCCTCAATCTGAATCTGGACATCTTGACGGAGGTTTGTGCCATGGCCCGCCATCTACGCATGTGGCCTGCCCTTGAGGCTATCAAAAGGGAACGAGAGACTTGTCAGTTACGTTCCAGATCGCACAGTTCTCCTGGAGAACCACATAATTCATTGCCTGGACCTTTCAGAAGAGACCACTTCTCAACTTCAGGAGGGAAAGTGGGAGTCAAGAGGAAAAGGGAAGATGAAGAAGAAGGCTTTGGGTCTTCCTGGAACATTCAAGCACAGCACAGAGAGCACATAGTTGATAAGCTCACAGATGAGTCTGAAACAGAAACCTATAACCCTCAGTTGCAATGCCAAGTCCCCTCCAGTTTTCAGGTGGAGGGAAATGGCTTTCCATGCAGCCCAAATCGCAGAATGAAGCTCATGGACTTCAAATCTCCATCCTGCAAGAAAAAATCAACCTCCCGCCCTGCATCTTCAATCATCTCAACATCTCCTTGCACCTCTACTCGTTCTTCCTCTCCATCCCGCCGTCTGCTTCGATCCTCTCCTGGCGCTGCACTTGCTTTGCGCAGACTTCTGCCCAAAATTGACCTTTCCACCAAGAGAAAGAGGAAGTCCCCTTCCTACCGGTCATACAAGTCCCAGTGTGAATTCTCAGCGACTCCGTCCCAATCTCAGGCAAATTCTTTGACCCATGTTACCTCAGTAAAGGTAAAGGACGAAGATGTGGAGAAGGACCTATGTAACACAGTCCCTCAGGATGAGGTGCACAGCCCACGTGCTCAGGAGAAATACCGTCTTCTTAGCTTCCTTGGCTTGCAGAGGAAATCCCTGGTGCCTGGTCCAGAAGAACTCTCTGGGTGGGGGCAGAAAAAACGACTTCGGAAATTAAAAGTCAGTGATTATTCACTCACAGCCCGACGTAAACCTCGTGCCCAGGGTGTCCCTTTGACTTTCGGAAGCAGTTTAGGAGTGCTTGCCGCTGTTAATCCTACTCTATCCCTCTGCGACATGAGCAGAATGGACTTGCTGAACAGACCAGTGAAAGGAGAAACTTGGAACCAAGAAAGGTCCAAAAGGAAAAGGCATGATTCTGCAGAGCAATCTGTGCAGCCAATTGCAAGAGCGACTCGTAGCAGGTCTTTGTTGCAGACAGACTCCAACACAACAGATCGACCGCTCAGACGCCACCACAGAAATCAAGATAAAGCACCTTCCCACCCTACACGAAGAGGTAGAGTATCAGCACACGATGCCTCTTCCCCTTCAAAAAGCACTTTGCTCAGGATAAAACAGGAATCTTCGGACAGTGCCATCCTGCAACCTATTCATCGCCGCAATACTGCCTACAACCCCCAGGGTTCTCCTCCTAAAGCAACAGGACGTAGGGGTCGCCCACCAGCAGATCGCACAGTAAGGGTAGCCACGACAAAGTTGCAGCACACAAAGCGGCACCAACCTGGGCGCCCCCCATTAGACAAACCTAAGAGCTCAAAACAAatggaaagcaaaacaaaatgcaaCCATGCTACAGGAATTCCGCAAGCAAAGCACAGCAGAACTGAAAGAGGAACACAGGTAAAGGAGAACAGAAAGATTAAGGAACGCGGCAACAAAAAAGAAAGTCCTGAAATGCAGTATGCCATCGTAAACTGGGATACTTCCAACCATCAGCAACTTCACAGCCATCCTCTTTATAAAACAATAAAGGAAGAGCCAGCTGACCCCTTGCCCCTAATCCCAACCAGTGACACCTCAGACCTAGGCAAGCGTCAGAGCAAACCACCTGTCAAACTATTAGATCAAGGCTTCCTTTTCGGCTTCTGTCGGCCACCGAGTGGCATTAAACGGGAAGATGAGAGCGTAGACATCTACCTAACTCGATCAGTCTCTAATAGGAGTAGTTCCCATTGCGATTCATCACCTGACATAGAGAGAAGAGATCGGGTGAGAGCCAGGATTATGCCAGACCGGACAGGCCTGAATGGTCCTCACTGGGCCGGACTTGGCAATAGGCACTCGCCCTTTTCCCAAAGGACTGCTATTAGAGTGAAGAGCGAGAGGGATGAAACAAGAGTTTCCAAAGGGTCACGGGTCCCAAGGGTTTCTAGACACCCCCAGGTCAGCAAGAGGAGTTGTAAAGTCAAGAAAGAACCTACAAAGACAAAGGTGATATGTTTTGTCTCATGCTAGCAGATGGTCATGTTTATTCTTATGACAACGGCATGTTACGTAACTGTTTTGTAAACTGTTATGCAGTCAGGTTTAGGGAAGTAGTACTCAAATGTCAATCGTTGGAAAGAACGATACtaaatttaaacataaaatgacacttgaacatgtttttttttcttggtagAATGTAAATAAGCTGCTTCCTCTGAGCAGTCGCCGTTCCGTCCTACTGGAATCCATCCGACGGGCACGTCTAAAACAGCAGAAGGGTCCTCACAGTCAGGCCTCCAGTGGGCCACATGCTTGTCTGCAGTGCAGAGCCTCCTATAGGGACTGTGATGCTCTTATTATGCACCGGATCAGGCACATCGAAGGCAAACACTGGCCCTGCCCGGTATGTATCATCATCACGCCTCCTGAGGTCCTAAAGGAACTCCCTTCCAAACAATGTGCTTGTCTACTGAAAAAAGCCTGTTGTCCTTATTGTAAAAAAAGTAGCATCAAAGCTGCAACTTTGCAGAATTTCTCAATCCCATTTCTCCTTGCTCACTCCATCATATCACTATACTCTCTGCTGTATTAAAGTGACAAAAAAAGCACTACAGTAAGTTTTTATTTCGCACAAGGAGTTTGTACttgtaagatatttcacataaaagatgttcgcatataatccacaagagaaaatagtagctgaattaataaaaatgaccccattcaaaaatttacatacacttgattcttagtactgtgttacctgaatgatccacagctgttttttttttttttttagtgatagttcatgagtcatTTAACtcattaaactgcctgctgttcttcaggaaaatccttcaggtccaacaaatttatttgtttttcagcatttttgtgtatttgaaccctttccagcaatgactgtatgattttgagatccatcttttcactcagaggacaactgagggactcatatgcgactattgcagaaggttcaaatactcactgatgctccaggaggaaaaaagatgcattaagagccaggggtgtcaacttttgaacaaaatgaggattttttttcttattttgcctaaatatcatatttttttcatttagtattgcctttcagaagctacagaagatacatatgtttcccagaagacaaaataagtaaaatttaccctcatcttcaaaaagtagggtaaatgtaacttaatgcatcgtgtttct contains:
- the LOC141340591 gene encoding uncharacterized protein encodes the protein MASECTYSAQYDTDDTFCTTKLSADEQQQRERAGFVNGGCASVTSSAFFEVIGGSLYRRKLEKGFVQYREVLAEDKRLQSIATFHEKGPGKSHHTLEDTYRLVAEHYWWEGMYFHVRDYVFGCEDCQRSQSERSACSNVGLISRIVESHSHQVLSKLNSQREAGLFCDITLKTGGGQSFVAHKAVLAAVSEYFQELFTEMDSATDPQSHVDLTGFSEQSLLALLEFSYTSTLNLNLDILTEVCAMARHLRMWPALEAIKRERETCQLRSRSHSSPGEPHNSLPGPFRRDHFSTSGGKVGVKRKREDEEEGFGSSWNIQAQHREHIVDKLTDESETETYNPQLQCQVPSSFQVEGNGFPCSPNRRMKLMDFKSPSCKKKSTSRPASSIISTSPCTSTRSSSPSRRLLRSSPGAALALRRLLPKIDLSTKRKRKSPSYRSYKSQCEFSATPSQSQANSLTHVTSVKVKDEDVEKDLCNTVPQDEVHSPRAQEKYRLLSFLGLQRKSLVPGPEELSGWGQKKRLRKLKVSDYSLTARRKPRAQGVPLTFGSSLGVLAAVNPTLSLCDMSRMDLLNRPVKGETWNQERSKRKRHDSAEQSVQPIARATRSRSLLQTDSNTTDRPLRRHHRNQDKAPSHPTRRGRVSAHDASSPSKSTLLRIKQESSDSAILQPIHRRNTAYNPQGSPPKATGRRGRPPADRTVRVATTKLQHTKRHQPGRPPLDKPKSSKQMESKTKCNHATGIPQAKHSRTERGTQVKENRKIKERGNKKESPEMQYAIVNWDTSNHQQLHSHPLYKTIKEEPADPLPLIPTSDTSDLGKRQSKPPVKLLDQGFLFGFCRPPSGIKREDESVDIYLTRSVSNRSSSHCDSSPDIERRDRVRARIMPDRTGLNGPHWAGLGNRHSPFSQRTAIRVKSERDETRVSKGSRVPRVSRHPQVSKRSCKVKKEPTKTKNVNKLLPLSSRRSVLLESIRRARLKQQKGPHSQASSGPHACLQCRASYRDCDALIMHRIRHIEGKHWPCPLCSKTFFRQRNVRNHIRTHNPKMYKCRQCIAAQ